From Vibrio splendidus, a single genomic window includes:
- the prpF gene encoding 2-methylaconitate cis-trans isomerase PrpF, translating into MTNKQIKVPATYMRGGTSKGVFFNLSDLPQSAQVAGEARDTLLLRVIGSPDPYGKQTDGMGGATSSTSKTVIVSKSSKADHDVDYLFGQVAIDKPFVDWSGNCGNLSAAVGPFAIHSGLVDLTRIPENGVVEVRVWQVNIQKTIIVHVPITNGEVQELGDFELDGVTFPAAEIQVDFLDPADASGSMFPTGNVVDFLDVPELGCIKATYINAGIPTIFVDAESVGYQGTELQSDINSDAKALALFESIRAHGAVAMGLIDSLEQAESRQHTPKVAFVAKPQAYQASSGKSVAAEDTDLLVRALSMGQLHHAMMGTAAVAIASAASVPGTLVNLAAGEGQRESVTFGHPSGTLKVGAKALQTESGWKIERAIMSRSARVIMEGAIRVPFPK; encoded by the coding sequence ATGACAAACAAACAGATCAAAGTGCCTGCAACTTATATGCGAGGAGGCACGAGCAAAGGGGTTTTCTTCAATCTAAGTGATTTACCTCAATCAGCGCAAGTTGCTGGAGAAGCGAGAGATACATTGTTGTTGAGAGTGATTGGCAGTCCAGACCCTTATGGTAAACAAACCGATGGTATGGGTGGTGCTACATCGAGTACCAGTAAAACCGTGATTGTTTCGAAAAGCAGTAAAGCCGATCACGATGTTGATTACCTATTCGGCCAAGTGGCGATAGATAAGCCGTTTGTGGATTGGAGTGGTAACTGTGGGAACTTGTCTGCAGCGGTCGGTCCGTTCGCTATTCATAGTGGCTTGGTTGACTTGACTCGTATCCCTGAAAACGGTGTTGTTGAGGTGCGAGTATGGCAAGTGAATATCCAGAAAACCATTATTGTTCATGTGCCTATCACCAATGGTGAAGTCCAAGAGTTAGGTGACTTTGAGCTTGATGGTGTGACTTTTCCTGCCGCTGAGATCCAAGTCGATTTTCTTGACCCTGCCGATGCGAGTGGTTCGATGTTCCCTACAGGGAATGTTGTCGATTTTTTAGATGTTCCCGAATTGGGCTGCATCAAAGCAACATACATCAATGCAGGAATACCGACTATTTTTGTTGATGCTGAATCGGTGGGTTATCAAGGCACAGAGCTTCAATCGGATATCAATAGCGATGCCAAAGCTTTGGCGCTGTTTGAATCTATCCGAGCGCATGGTGCGGTTGCGATGGGTCTTATTGATTCCCTAGAACAAGCCGAATCACGCCAACACACACCGAAAGTCGCGTTTGTTGCTAAGCCTCAAGCGTACCAAGCATCTAGTGGTAAATCGGTTGCTGCCGAAGATACTGACCTTCTGGTGCGTGCTTTGTCTATGGGACAACTTCATCACGCTATGATGGGAACGGCTGCGGTTGCGATTGCTTCTGCTGCAAGTGTTCCTGGAACTCTTGTTAATTTGGCTGCTGGTGAAGGCCAACGTGAATCGGTGACCTTTGGCCACCCGTCAGGAACCTTAAAGGTAGGTGCGAAAGCGTTGCAGACCGAAAGTGGGTGGAAAATTGAGAGGGCGATTATGAGTCGTAGTGCCCGAGTGATCATGGAAGGTGCCATCCGTGTGCCTTTTCCTAAGTAA